Proteins encoded together in one Altererythrobacter epoxidivorans window:
- the efp gene encoding elongation factor P, whose protein sequence is MKISGVDIRPGNILEYEGGIWKVAKIQHTQPGKGGAYMQVEMKNLIDGRKTNVRFRSADTVEKVRLDTKDYQFLYEDGDMLVFMDTDTYEQINLPSDLLGDARPFLQDGMQVSLELWEERPISVELPQQVEAEIVEADAVVKGQTASSSYKPAMLDNGVRIMVPPHIESGTRIIVDVYEQSYVGKAG, encoded by the coding sequence ATGAAAATCAGCGGCGTCGATATTCGCCCCGGCAACATCCTGGAATACGAAGGCGGCATCTGGAAAGTCGCCAAGATCCAGCACACCCAGCCCGGTAAGGGTGGGGCATATATGCAGGTCGAGATGAAGAACCTCATCGACGGCCGCAAGACCAACGTCCGCTTTCGCAGCGCCGACACGGTCGAAAAGGTGCGCCTCGATACCAAGGACTATCAGTTCCTGTACGAAGACGGTGATATGCTGGTCTTCATGGACACCGACACCTACGAACAGATCAACCTGCCGAGCGACCTTCTGGGCGATGCGCGTCCCTTCCTTCAGGATGGTATGCAGGTTTCGCTCGAATTGTGGGAAGAACGCCCGATCAGTGTCGAGCTGCCGCAGCAGGTCGAAGCTGAAATCGTGGAGGCGGATGCCGTCGTTAAGGGGCAGACAGCTTCTTCGAGTTACAAGCCTGCTATGCTCGACAATGGCGTGCGGATCATGGTTCCGCCGCACATCGAAAGCGGAACGCGTATCATCGTCGACGTGTATGAACAGTCTTACGTCGGGAAAGCCGGCTAA
- a CDS encoding SLC13 family permease: MIEIPSYHAIAAMVVTIVMFVAFVRGRMSIEIISLLTIAVIAVGLYFFPLEGHKGIDGLEIAFGGFGHYALITICALMIMGRGLVVTGALDPAARFLERVFKFNVQLGLLLSLLIAFVLSMGVNNTPVLVLLMPIFVALAQRGALPASKTLIPLNAASLLGGVSTTIGTSTNILVVSIAVDLGMKEMGVFDFTPIVLMASLVALPYLWLVMPRLLPDNTVVNEAEMRRFHTRLRVAEDSALVGEDISTVLSRLPKNISIIDQPSGPIQPQQRLLLSGTHDALEDATRVLKGELAPSWVLDRIKREASSREQDILVVEMTVTADSRLINRTLPTSGIADLHGVAVLGIHRPDRIMGEKDQYSENGDLRIAEGDVLLVMGLPEDLQEFARSDSLLMLEGARELPRRSKALLAGIIMGVSVFTAAVGIFPIAISALAGAILMFVTGCVKFDRVGRALSARVIVLVAASIAIGRIIDESGAALWLGQTLGLGLQYLPPAMVLAAVMLFVTVLTNFASNATAATVGTPIAFSIAEQLGLPAEPMVLAVLFGCNLCYATPIAYQTNMLIMSEGSYEFKDYIRTGVPLVIIMVTTLSVLLVLRYEM; this comes from the coding sequence ATGATCGAAATCCCGTCATATCATGCGATTGCAGCGATGGTCGTGACCATCGTCATGTTTGTTGCCTTCGTCCGTGGACGAATGTCGATCGAGATCATCTCGCTCCTGACAATCGCAGTCATAGCTGTCGGGCTCTATTTCTTCCCGCTTGAAGGGCACAAGGGGATCGACGGGCTGGAAATCGCGTTCGGCGGTTTCGGTCACTATGCGCTCATCACGATCTGCGCGCTGATGATCATGGGCCGAGGACTGGTGGTCACGGGCGCACTGGATCCCGCGGCACGGTTCCTGGAGCGTGTTTTCAAATTCAACGTCCAGCTGGGCCTGCTGCTTTCGCTGCTGATTGCGTTCGTCCTGTCGATGGGCGTCAACAATACTCCTGTCCTCGTCCTTCTGATGCCTATCTTCGTCGCGCTCGCGCAACGCGGGGCGCTACCGGCCTCCAAGACGCTTATCCCTCTGAATGCCGCATCGCTTCTTGGCGGGGTTTCAACGACTATCGGGACCTCGACCAATATCCTGGTCGTTTCGATCGCGGTCGACCTCGGGATGAAAGAGATGGGCGTGTTCGATTTCACCCCCATCGTCCTGATGGCGTCGCTTGTCGCCCTGCCTTACCTGTGGCTGGTCATGCCGCGACTGCTGCCCGACAATACGGTGGTGAACGAGGCGGAGATGCGCCGTTTCCACACGCGCCTGAGGGTGGCTGAGGATAGTGCACTGGTCGGCGAGGATATCTCCACGGTCCTGTCACGGCTGCCGAAGAACATTTCGATAATCGACCAGCCTTCGGGTCCGATCCAGCCCCAGCAAAGGTTGCTGCTATCGGGTACTCACGATGCGCTGGAAGATGCGACACGGGTGCTGAAGGGTGAGCTTGCGCCCAGCTGGGTGCTCGACCGGATCAAGCGCGAGGCGTCTTCACGCGAACAGGACATCCTGGTCGTCGAAATGACGGTAACTGCGGATTCTCGGCTTATAAACCGCACCCTACCGACTTCTGGCATTGCCGATCTTCATGGCGTTGCGGTGCTGGGTATCCACCGTCCGGACCGGATAATGGGCGAGAAGGACCAGTACAGCGAGAACGGCGACCTGCGCATCGCGGAAGGCGACGTGCTGCTGGTAATGGGCCTTCCCGAAGACCTGCAGGAATTCGCACGAAGCGACAGCCTTCTCATGCTTGAAGGGGCGAGGGAGCTTCCACGCCGTTCGAAGGCTCTTCTGGCGGGCATCATCATGGGTGTGTCGGTCTTTACGGCGGCCGTCGGTATCTTCCCGATCGCGATTTCCGCATTGGCTGGTGCGATCCTGATGTTCGTGACCGGTTGCGTCAAATTCGACCGGGTCGGGCGTGCCCTCTCTGCCCGCGTTATCGTTCTGGTTGCTGCCAGCATCGCCATCGGGCGCATCATCGACGAGAGCGGCGCTGCGCTATGGCTTGGTCAGACCCTTGGGCTCGGGCTCCAATATCTGCCGCCTGCCATGGTGCTCGCCGCAGTCATGCTGTTCGTGACGGTCCTGACGAACTTTGCATCGAATGCGACCGCGGCGACTGTGGGGACACCGATCGCGTTCAGCATCGCAGAGCAGTTGGGACTGCCTGCCGAACCTATGGTGCTGGCGGTGCTGTTTGGCTGCAATCTCTGCTACGCGACACCAATCGCTTATCAGACCAACATGCTCATCATGTCGGAAGGTAGCTACGAGTTTAAGGATTACATCCGTACCGGCGTGCCGTTGGTCATCATCATGGTGACGACGCTATCGGTGCTGTTGGTGCTGCGTTACGAAATGTAG
- a CDS encoding inositol monophosphatase family protein: MAAITGLIRVMERAARKAGGRLRRDFGEVEHLQVSRKGPADFVSKADMRAERTLYDELLAARPGWGFLMEEAGEIEGEEGQPRWIIDPLDGTSNFLHGIPHFAISIAVQEPKLDGSGWGDVTAAVIYQPITDETFWAEKSRGAWLHDGRLRVSSRSRPSDALIATGIPFQGAGNPAEWAKIYGAIGPEVAGIRRFGAASLDLAWVAAGRFDGFWESSLKPWDTAAGCLLVREAGGFVSDYRGRSQPIHTDQVLAANDGLHSRLHKLLAGALK, translated from the coding sequence ATGGCAGCCATCACTGGCCTCATCCGCGTCATGGAACGTGCGGCTCGCAAGGCGGGCGGTCGCCTGCGGCGCGACTTCGGCGAAGTCGAACATTTGCAGGTCAGCCGCAAGGGTCCTGCGGATTTCGTATCCAAGGCCGATATGCGCGCAGAACGCACGCTTTATGACGAATTGCTGGCGGCGCGCCCTGGCTGGGGCTTCCTCATGGAAGAAGCCGGCGAGATCGAAGGCGAAGAGGGGCAGCCGCGCTGGATCATCGACCCGCTCGATGGCACCAGCAACTTCCTCCATGGGATTCCTCACTTCGCGATCTCCATCGCGGTACAGGAACCGAAGCTCGATGGTTCGGGCTGGGGCGATGTCACGGCGGCCGTGATCTATCAGCCGATCACCGATGAAACCTTCTGGGCCGAAAAGTCTCGCGGTGCCTGGCTCCACGATGGTCGCCTCCGCGTATCGTCGCGCTCGCGTCCGTCCGATGCCCTGATCGCGACCGGTATTCCCTTCCAAGGTGCTGGCAATCCGGCCGAATGGGCAAAGATCTACGGTGCCATCGGCCCCGAAGTCGCCGGTATCCGCCGTTTCGGTGCCGCTTCGCTCGACCTCGCATGGGTTGCTGCGGGCCGTTTCGACGGCTTCTGGGAAAGCAGCCTTAAGCCTTGGGATACTGCGGCCGGCTGTCTCCTCGTACGCGAAGCGGGCGGCTTCGTGAGCGATTATCGCGGTCGTTCGCAGCCGATCCACACCGATCAGGTGCTCGCGGCAAACGACGGCCTGCACTCCCGCTTGCACAAGCTGCTCGCAGGCGCCCTCAAATAA
- a CDS encoding fructose bisphosphate aldolase yields the protein MNFEEMKTKIATGEGFIAALDQSGGSTPKALRGYGVGDDEWSGDDEMFARIHEMRSRVITSPCFGNGKVIGAILFEKTMDGEVDGKTTADALKARGVVPFIKVDQGLADEQDGAQMMKPLDKLPALLEKSVNAGMFGTKMRSVIKSANPKGIADVVAQQFEVGNQICDAGLVPILEPEYDITADDRAEGEKILLDELMKGLNALPEGRQVMLKLSIPVEPGLYTPAIEHPNVLRVVALSGGFSTDDACEHLAKNPGMIASFSRGLLQDLRKDLSDEEFDAALGKAIDQIAAASN from the coding sequence ATGAACTTCGAAGAAATGAAGACCAAGATCGCCACCGGTGAAGGCTTTATCGCGGCGCTGGACCAGTCCGGCGGTTCGACTCCCAAGGCTCTGCGTGGATACGGTGTCGGCGATGACGAATGGTCGGGCGATGACGAAATGTTCGCCCGCATCCACGAAATGCGCAGCCGCGTCATCACCTCGCCCTGTTTCGGCAATGGCAAGGTTATCGGCGCGATCCTGTTCGAAAAGACGATGGATGGTGAGGTCGACGGCAAGACCACAGCTGATGCGCTGAAGGCTCGCGGCGTCGTGCCTTTCATCAAGGTCGATCAGGGACTGGCCGACGAGCAGGACGGCGCTCAGATGATGAAGCCGCTCGACAAGCTTCCCGCGCTTCTCGAGAAATCGGTTAACGCCGGCATGTTCGGAACCAAGATGCGCTCGGTCATCAAGTCGGCAAATCCGAAGGGGATTGCCGACGTCGTGGCCCAGCAGTTCGAGGTCGGGAACCAGATTTGCGATGCCGGTCTCGTCCCGATTCTCGAGCCGGAATACGACATCACGGCCGACGATCGCGCAGAAGGCGAAAAGATCCTGCTAGATGAGCTGATGAAGGGCCTGAACGCTCTTCCGGAAGGCCGCCAGGTCATGCTGAAGCTTTCCATCCCAGTCGAGCCGGGTCTCTACACCCCTGCGATCGAACATCCCAACGTTCTGCGCGTAGTCGCTCTTTCTGGTGGCTTTTCGACCGACGATGCTTGCGAGCACCTGGCGAAGAACCCCGGCATGATCGCGAGCTTCAGCCGCGGCCTGTTGCAGGATCTTCGCAAGGATCTGTCGGACGAGGAATTCGACGCGGCGCTCGGCAAGGCGATCGATCAGATCGCAGCAGCGTCCAACTGA
- the thiE gene encoding thiamine phosphate synthase — protein sequence MPDIAPCQLYLISPLDVSGDFPARLSNALAAGAGLVTAFQFRVKDIDQHEAALLAEPLQRICAEHDVAFIVNDSISLAKRVGADGVHLGQGDGNPKEAREVLGREAQIGVTCHASKHLAMEAGEAGADYVAFGAFYPSSTKETEHRPSPDILEWWSTLFEIPCVAIGGITPDNCAPLVRAGADFLAVSNAVWGGDEVAAVKAFSDKIASA from the coding sequence ATGCCCGATATTGCACCCTGCCAGCTCTACCTGATTTCGCCGCTCGACGTTTCCGGAGACTTTCCCGCGAGATTATCGAATGCGCTCGCCGCAGGGGCCGGGTTGGTCACTGCTTTCCAGTTTCGCGTGAAGGATATCGACCAGCATGAGGCGGCATTGCTGGCCGAACCGTTGCAGAGAATCTGCGCGGAGCACGACGTTGCTTTCATCGTGAATGACAGCATTTCCCTCGCCAAACGCGTTGGAGCCGATGGCGTACATCTGGGGCAGGGTGATGGAAATCCGAAGGAAGCTCGCGAGGTTTTGGGTCGCGAAGCCCAGATTGGCGTGACCTGTCATGCGAGTAAGCACCTTGCGATGGAAGCAGGTGAAGCCGGTGCCGATTATGTCGCGTTCGGTGCATTCTACCCTTCGTCCACGAAGGAAACCGAGCATAGGCCAAGTCCAGATATCCTCGAATGGTGGAGCACATTGTTCGAGATCCCCTGCGTTGCAATTGGCGGGATCACACCGGACAATTGCGCGCCTCTGGTGAGGGCCGGGGCAGACTTTCTCGCCGTCTCCAACGCGGTATGGGGCGGAGACGAAGTTGCTGCGGTAAAAGCTTTTTCGGATAAAATCGCGTCGGCGTGA
- a CDS encoding L,D-transpeptidase family protein: MASDDDGESTDKSLDIPDSEDRPVMQLQVVLDRLGFGPGVIDGKTGMSTENALRGFQEANDLEITGENDEATTKALAQWDRIPATRIVTIPDNWGSLSFEEIPDDPAKQAEMEGMGYETLDEKLAERFHTTLEVLRQLNPGGRPAGISDGNSEGNSATPNPSSKSSSAGEAAESDPPPTKRPGDSYFQAGQQIRVPNIGADKITKGAVSDDGWRSTLASLGVGSDQPDVSKIVVSKSAGTLKAYDMGGKLVALFTVTTGSSHDPLPLGEWGITGVAHNPPFAYNPELFWDVSDDEEKQQLPPGPNGPVGVVWIDLTKEHYGIHGTPEPQTIGRTQSHGCVRLTNWDAARLAEMVSGSTKVIFEA; this comes from the coding sequence ATGGCTTCAGACGACGACGGTGAAAGCACCGACAAATCGCTCGACATTCCTGACAGTGAAGATCGTCCGGTCATGCAGCTTCAGGTGGTGCTCGATCGATTGGGGTTCGGGCCCGGTGTCATCGACGGCAAGACGGGCATGAGCACCGAAAACGCGCTGCGCGGCTTTCAGGAAGCGAATGATCTCGAGATAACTGGCGAGAACGACGAAGCCACCACGAAGGCTCTCGCACAATGGGATCGCATTCCCGCCACCCGGATTGTCACCATTCCCGACAATTGGGGGAGCCTGTCGTTCGAGGAAATTCCCGACGACCCTGCCAAGCAAGCCGAGATGGAGGGCATGGGGTACGAAACGCTCGATGAAAAACTCGCCGAGCGTTTTCACACCACGCTGGAAGTGCTTAGACAATTGAATCCCGGCGGTCGTCCGGCAGGCATCAGCGATGGCAACTCTGAGGGTAATTCGGCGACACCGAACCCATCCTCCAAATCGTCATCGGCTGGCGAAGCTGCCGAGAGCGATCCGCCCCCAACCAAGCGTCCCGGGGACAGCTATTTTCAGGCAGGACAGCAAATCCGTGTGCCAAACATCGGTGCGGACAAGATCACGAAGGGCGCGGTGAGCGACGACGGATGGCGTTCGACGCTGGCATCGCTCGGTGTCGGAAGCGATCAACCCGATGTTTCGAAAATAGTCGTCAGCAAGAGCGCCGGCACGCTCAAGGCATATGACATGGGCGGCAAGCTAGTAGCGCTGTTCACGGTTACGACCGGATCGAGCCACGATCCCCTGCCGCTGGGCGAATGGGGCATCACCGGAGTCGCGCACAATCCGCCCTTTGCTTATAACCCGGAATTGTTCTGGGACGTTTCGGACGACGAGGAAAAGCAGCAGCTTCCTCCGGGTCCGAACGGCCCGGTCGGCGTCGTATGGATCGACCTGACCAAGGAGCATTACGGCATCCACGGCACGCCGGAGCCGCAGACCATCGGACGTACGCAGAGCCACGGTTGCGTCCGACTGACGAATTGGGACGCCGCACGTCTTGCCGAGATGGTTTCGGGGAGCACAAAGGTGATCTTCGAGGCATGA
- a CDS encoding mechanosensitive ion channel family protein: MLAVLAIGSLTPTVAHAQSSTPSDVKQEQVETVPAIPSSRDIEKISAEEIEADPIAVATEILASPPGEYSLTRIARLTQLRSALGARRELARKYADEGSLKSRIISAQIDALGPPPVDGAFEPAAASMRRKLLDRRLSDELAPILVWRDHQIRAATLTSEIDDRIASIREDRLLSYNGTPLKPGLWGTALGAVNRTVSGFVSNVGFGQILLGILLLVLPFGLVLLGHRGLASIAKRAHEVSGNARSLIILLIEDALGLLLAVVVMAIVSGGLFLLLSGSIEEKKLASFVLTLFVAGIVLAVARWLGRSIFRSPIDTLRIVHLSDVDGKKAAKLTTALGLAVGLEAILEMVENDGLLAAEVSILSSALLVLWGSWLIWRLAEVLARRERIPPQPDPLADQTSAEVQVHEAIDFAGPISRLVKVVSLVAALSALAGFIYMAREIFFDIVATLAVVAVAFLVQRTVRLVLVVLAEGYLRRFRGIIHLLPVFTGFLIALAALPLLAIVWGYNAQEIFDGILALRNGVTLGEITISAGDVLAFAFVFFLGFVITRWLQRILRLSILPQFALDLGARSAIVTIVGYVGIVLAAIVAITSTGLDLSSLAFVAGALSVGLGFGLQSVVENFTSGVILLLERPVREGDWIEVGPYSGIVRKISVRSTRIETFDRHQIIVPNSQLITESVKNLSFAGDAARIIVPIGVSYDTDLERVRDVLLDIACNHELIIDDPKPSVAVEEFGDNSINLKLLAFVGDVTTGAGVKSELNFAIAKRFAEEGIEIPFPQRVISLRGADSIQVDTKPAGA; encoded by the coding sequence ATGCTAGCCGTCCTGGCGATCGGTTCGCTGACGCCGACAGTTGCCCATGCTCAATCTTCAACCCCTTCGGATGTGAAGCAGGAGCAGGTCGAAACTGTCCCGGCGATTCCTTCGAGCCGTGACATCGAAAAGATTTCTGCCGAAGAAATTGAAGCTGATCCGATCGCAGTAGCTACTGAAATCCTCGCCTCACCGCCGGGCGAATACAGCCTGACGAGGATTGCGAGGCTCACCCAATTGCGGAGCGCTCTTGGTGCGCGCAGGGAACTGGCGCGCAAATACGCCGACGAAGGATCGCTCAAGTCCCGGATAATTTCCGCTCAAATAGATGCTCTTGGCCCGCCGCCTGTAGATGGCGCCTTCGAACCTGCTGCGGCATCCATGCGGCGCAAGTTGCTCGATCGTCGGCTGTCGGATGAACTTGCACCAATCCTGGTTTGGCGCGATCATCAGATCAGAGCTGCAACACTGACCTCTGAAATCGACGATCGGATCGCAAGCATCCGCGAAGACAGACTGCTCAGCTACAACGGCACGCCATTGAAGCCCGGTCTTTGGGGCACTGCATTGGGAGCGGTAAATCGGACCGTCAGTGGCTTCGTGTCAAACGTAGGTTTCGGCCAAATCCTGCTCGGCATTCTCTTACTCGTCCTGCCCTTCGGCCTTGTCTTGCTCGGTCACAGGGGATTGGCTTCGATTGCAAAGCGAGCACACGAAGTTTCTGGCAATGCACGTTCGCTCATAATCTTGCTCATCGAAGATGCACTCGGCTTGCTTCTGGCAGTCGTCGTCATGGCTATCGTATCCGGCGGTTTATTCCTGCTTCTCTCGGGATCGATCGAAGAAAAGAAGCTCGCCTCGTTCGTCTTGACCTTGTTTGTCGCCGGTATCGTTCTGGCTGTCGCTCGTTGGTTGGGGCGAAGCATCTTTCGATCACCAATCGACACGCTGCGCATCGTGCATTTGTCGGATGTTGACGGCAAGAAGGCGGCAAAGCTGACAACCGCGCTTGGGCTTGCGGTCGGTCTGGAAGCCATTCTCGAAATGGTCGAGAACGATGGCTTGCTGGCGGCGGAAGTCTCAATCCTATCTTCGGCCCTGCTGGTGCTTTGGGGGAGTTGGCTCATCTGGCGGCTCGCCGAAGTTCTGGCCCGGCGCGAACGCATTCCGCCGCAGCCAGACCCGCTTGCCGATCAGACCTCGGCGGAAGTCCAGGTGCACGAAGCGATCGACTTTGCCGGTCCCATAAGCCGTTTGGTCAAGGTCGTGTCGCTGGTGGCCGCGCTGAGCGCATTGGCCGGCTTCATCTACATGGCGCGGGAGATCTTTTTCGACATTGTCGCGACCCTCGCCGTGGTTGCTGTCGCGTTCCTGGTCCAGAGAACGGTTCGACTGGTTCTCGTCGTCTTGGCCGAAGGGTATCTGCGACGTTTCCGAGGGATCATTCACCTGTTGCCGGTATTTACAGGCTTTCTGATCGCACTTGCCGCCCTGCCGCTGCTGGCGATCGTTTGGGGGTACAACGCTCAAGAAATCTTCGACGGGATCCTGGCGCTTCGCAATGGCGTAACCCTCGGTGAAATTACAATCTCTGCCGGAGACGTCCTCGCTTTCGCCTTCGTTTTCTTCCTCGGGTTTGTGATCACGCGCTGGCTGCAACGCATACTGAGGTTGTCGATCCTCCCGCAGTTCGCTCTCGACCTGGGTGCGCGTTCCGCGATTGTGACGATCGTCGGCTACGTCGGTATCGTGCTGGCAGCGATTGTAGCGATCACTTCCACCGGGCTCGACCTGTCCAGCCTCGCATTCGTCGCCGGTGCGCTCTCGGTCGGTCTTGGTTTCGGGCTGCAATCGGTGGTCGAGAACTTTACCAGCGGCGTCATTCTACTGCTGGAGCGGCCCGTGCGCGAGGGCGACTGGATCGAAGTCGGCCCATATTCGGGAATTGTGAGGAAGATTTCGGTTCGCTCGACGCGGATCGAGACTTTCGATCGACACCAGATCATCGTCCCCAATTCGCAGTTGATCACCGAGAGCGTGAAGAACCTCAGCTTTGCGGGCGACGCTGCAAGGATTATTGTGCCCATCGGTGTAAGCTATGACACGGATCTTGAGCGCGTACGCGATGTCCTTCTCGACATAGCCTGTAATCACGAACTCATCATCGATGATCCCAAGCCGTCCGTTGCCGTCGAGGAGTTTGGAGACAATTCGATCAATCTCAAGCTTCTGGCTTTCGTGGGAGACGTTACGACAGGGGCCGGGGTCAAATCGGAACTGAACTTCGCGATCGCCAAGCGTTTTGCCGAGGAGGGTATCGAGATACCTTTCCCTCAGAGAGTGATTTCACTGCGGGGGGCCGACAGTATCCAAGTCGATACAAAACCAGCCGGCGCCTGA
- a CDS encoding nuclear transport factor 2 family protein encodes MADIAAEIETLEHRFMRAWMRREAGELRKLAARDFMMIVASEPSQLLDRPSFVEAMSGPFSCQGFRFNEVCVRKHGRSAWFTASAELELKIDRRDWTGKFWISDLWMKGRVKRGWKLVERSLARTDSDDKLPASIRHLQLWH; translated from the coding sequence ATGGCTGATATTGCCGCAGAAATCGAAACGCTCGAACACCGCTTCATGCGCGCATGGATGCGCCGTGAAGCGGGCGAATTGCGCAAGCTGGCAGCGCGCGATTTCATGATGATTGTCGCATCCGAACCGTCACAACTGCTTGATCGCCCAAGCTTCGTCGAAGCCATGTCCGGGCCGTTTTCGTGTCAGGGCTTCCGCTTCAACGAAGTCTGTGTGCGAAAGCATGGGCGCTCGGCCTGGTTCACGGCCAGTGCGGAGTTGGAACTCAAAATCGATCGCCGCGACTGGACCGGCAAGTTCTGGATCAGCGACTTGTGGATGAAGGGCAGGGTGAAACGTGGTTGGAAGCTCGTCGAACGCAGTCTTGCACGTACCGACAGTGACGACAAACTGCCTGCCTCGATCCGGCATCTGCAGCTCTGGCATTGA
- a CDS encoding M23 family metallopeptidase produces MGIIDRILTIVITATLTSAVWIVAGGSLIEMAGSREGERSLRPAEAAPSDAPESPPAVAVPNGDNTTVASEDAPLDTRSVTGATDDVLQIPVHNVRPSDLTDTFMDERGGGDRMHEAIDIMAPRGTSVLAAAPGTVEKLFVSEAGGNTIYVRSTDRKTIYYYAHLDEYSEGLKEGQKVRRGQRLGTVGSTGNASREAPHLHFAILRTTADASWWEPTNAVNPYPLLKK; encoded by the coding sequence ATGGGCATTATCGATCGCATTCTCACCATCGTCATTACCGCCACGCTGACCTCTGCTGTGTGGATTGTCGCGGGTGGCAGCCTGATTGAAATGGCGGGGAGCCGTGAGGGGGAAAGGTCGCTGCGGCCTGCCGAAGCCGCGCCGAGCGATGCACCGGAATCACCCCCGGCCGTCGCAGTGCCGAACGGCGACAATACCACGGTCGCATCCGAAGATGCTCCGCTCGACACGCGAAGCGTCACAGGGGCTACAGACGATGTGCTCCAGATACCCGTCCACAATGTCCGGCCGAGCGATCTTACTGACACCTTCATGGATGAACGCGGCGGCGGCGACCGAATGCATGAAGCAATCGATATCATGGCGCCCAGGGGCACCAGTGTCCTGGCCGCCGCGCCTGGCACGGTTGAGAAGCTGTTCGTTTCGGAAGCCGGCGGCAACACGATCTATGTGCGCAGCACCGATCGCAAGACGATCTACTACTACGCACATCTCGACGAATATTCGGAAGGTTTGAAAGAGGGCCAGAAGGTCCGCCGCGGTCAGCGGCTGGGGACGGTGGGTAGCACCGGAAACGCGTCACGCGAGGCGCCGCATCTCCATTTTGCCATTCTGCGCACCACGGCCGACGCCAGTTGGTGGGAACCAACCAATGCGGTCAATCCGTATCCTTTGTTGAAGAAGTAA
- a CDS encoding phosphoglycerate kinase: MAGFKTLDDLGDITGKVALVRVDLNLPMKGGSASDVTRVEAVKPTILELSEKGAKVVLLAHFGRPKGQRSSVLSTSMVQGDVERVLDKEIMFIPEVSGPVVEQALGILRAGDIGLMDNVRFWPGEEANDPDFAKAIAANGDFYVNDAFSASHRAHASTEGLAHLLPAYAGRAMQRELTALDSALGNPEPPVAAVVGGAKVSTKLDVLKNLVGKVQHLIIGGGMANTFLAAKGVDVGKSLCEHDLTATASEIMDEADHAGCTVHLPYDVVVAKEFAPNPPSLRICNVHEVAEDEMILDVGPLAVEALGDVLKTCRTLVWNGPLGAFETEPFDAATVALARTAAALTQEGSLISVAGGGDTVAALAHAGVADQVTYVSTAGGAFLEWMEGKELPGVAALNG; the protein is encoded by the coding sequence ATGGCGGGTTTCAAGACGCTCGATGACCTGGGTGACATAACCGGCAAGGTTGCGCTCGTCCGGGTCGACCTCAACCTCCCGATGAAGGGCGGTTCGGCCAGCGACGTGACGCGGGTCGAAGCGGTGAAACCCACCATTCTCGAACTGAGTGAGAAGGGGGCCAAGGTCGTCCTTCTCGCCCATTTCGGTCGCCCGAAAGGCCAGCGCAGCTCGGTGCTTTCGACGAGCATGGTCCAGGGCGATGTCGAACGTGTTCTCGACAAGGAGATCATGTTCATTCCGGAAGTTTCCGGTCCTGTGGTCGAGCAGGCACTCGGTATCCTGCGGGCCGGCGACATCGGCCTTATGGACAACGTCCGTTTCTGGCCTGGTGAAGAGGCGAATGATCCAGACTTCGCCAAGGCGATCGCGGCGAATGGCGATTTCTACGTCAACGACGCGTTTTCTGCCTCGCACCGCGCGCATGCATCGACTGAAGGTCTGGCGCACCTGCTTCCGGCTTATGCAGGCCGCGCGATGCAGAGGGAACTCACCGCGCTCGATTCCGCGCTTGGCAATCCCGAACCGCCGGTTGCCGCAGTCGTGGGCGGGGCAAAGGTTTCGACGAAGCTCGACGTCCTGAAAAACCTCGTCGGCAAGGTGCAGCACCTGATCATCGGCGGCGGCATGGCCAATACTTTCTTGGCCGCAAAGGGTGTCGATGTCGGCAAATCCTTGTGCGAACATGACCTGACCGCAACCGCCAGCGAAATCATGGACGAAGCGGATCATGCCGGCTGCACGGTCCATCTGCCCTATGATGTCGTGGTGGCAAAGGAGTTCGCTCCCAACCCGCCCAGCCTGCGCATCTGCAACGTCCATGAAGTCGCCGAAGATGAAATGATCCTCGATGTCGGACCACTTGCGGTCGAGGCGCTTGGCGATGTGCTCAAGACTTGCCGTACGCTCGTCTGGAACGGCCCACTGGGCGCATTCGAAACCGAACCCTTCGATGCAGCGACCGTAGCGCTTGCCCGGACGGCAGCCGCACTGACGCAGGAAGGATCGCTGATTTCGGTAGCGGGGGGCGGTGACACCGTCGCCGCGCTCGCACATGCAGGCGTGGCCGACCAGGTCACCTATGTCTCTACCGCGGGCGGTGCTTTCCTCGAATGGATGGAGGGCAAGGAATTGCCCGGTGTAGCGGCTCTCAATGGCTGA